A window of the Desulfobacula toluolica Tol2 genome harbors these coding sequences:
- a CDS encoding (Fe-S)-binding protein: MARVPYWNISYGVIIDLLSIPVFLIFLYGLYLQWKLIEKGKLRILPSISNVFQGIGTFHPKAFFVRGILNPKIYRKPASGIAHGCVFWGMFMLFVGTNLVILNILFGLPVFNGAFNSWFMAFTLDLAGLLAFCGLVFFLVRRQFMPDRLKIPEERKGFVLVGSLLGVLILTGFIIEGARLAASNPESGAFVGNFFASTIISSSSALQIHTMTWWVHGLLALCFVAYIPFSPLVHIILAPVNSGFADPAPGVKMGVMDFSAFDDEDAEELPALGADKLADFTRKRFLDFSSCLWCGRCQEACPAYNTKKPLSPKGVIVTMAEKLKNAQLDDNVIDTISMDAIFNCTTCAACMEACPVSINQPKTIMRFRQNLVMEQGQIPELMGKAISSLEQRSHPFFGTGSGAAEWRKDLEVPVFEAGKTEYLLWIGCSITYEQRAWQIGRAMVNILQQANVSFGILEDSRCTGDPAKQMGNEFLFAEIAQQNIDDFASLGIKKIITMCPHCYNSFTRHYPKLGGQYEVIPHAAFIKTLIDQDKLPLTNNPQSITYHDPCYLGRRNGFYDDPRKVLSNVGDLVEMPRNKNESFCCGGGGGNYWAEEEGTRINQERAGEALATDADTIAVACPFCLLMLTDGLKKHTEEIKAFDIAEIVEKCLPEKSEA; the protein is encoded by the coding sequence ATGGCCCGCGTTCCTTACTGGAATATCAGTTACGGTGTAATCATTGACTTGTTATCCATTCCGGTATTTCTTATTTTCCTTTATGGTCTGTATCTGCAATGGAAACTTATCGAAAAGGGTAAATTAAGAATTCTTCCTTCCATCAGCAATGTGTTTCAGGGGATTGGAACTTTTCATCCCAAAGCCTTTTTTGTAAGAGGCATATTGAATCCTAAGATATACCGGAAGCCAGCTTCCGGTATTGCCCACGGGTGCGTTTTCTGGGGTATGTTCATGCTGTTTGTGGGTACTAATCTTGTCATACTCAATATTTTGTTCGGGCTACCTGTTTTTAACGGTGCTTTTAACAGCTGGTTTATGGCATTCACTCTTGATCTGGCAGGTCTTTTAGCCTTTTGCGGTCTTGTCTTTTTTCTTGTCAGAAGGCAGTTCATGCCCGACCGTCTTAAGATTCCCGAGGAAAGAAAAGGATTTGTTCTTGTCGGCAGTCTGCTGGGAGTTCTAATCTTAACGGGGTTTATTATAGAGGGTGCAAGGCTGGCGGCTTCCAACCCGGAAAGCGGTGCATTTGTAGGAAATTTTTTTGCATCCACAATTATCAGTTCTTCCAGCGCCCTTCAGATACACACCATGACCTGGTGGGTACACGGTCTTTTGGCGCTTTGTTTTGTCGCCTATATTCCGTTTTCTCCCCTTGTTCATATTATCCTTGCACCGGTTAACAGCGGATTTGCAGACCCGGCTCCCGGGGTAAAAATGGGGGTTATGGATTTTTCAGCGTTTGACGATGAAGATGCAGAAGAACTGCCGGCATTGGGTGCTGATAAACTGGCTGATTTTACAAGAAAACGGTTCCTGGATTTTTCCAGTTGCTTGTGGTGCGGACGGTGTCAGGAAGCTTGCCCGGCGTACAACACGAAAAAACCTCTGTCCCCTAAAGGGGTTATTGTGACAATGGCTGAAAAGCTTAAAAATGCTCAATTGGATGATAATGTAATTGATACCATATCCATGGATGCGATTTTTAATTGTACAACCTGTGCAGCCTGTATGGAAGCCTGTCCTGTAAGTATCAATCAACCCAAGACCATCATGAGGTTCAGACAGAATCTGGTCATGGAACAGGGTCAGATTCCGGAACTTATGGGAAAAGCGATTTCCAGTCTTGAACAAAGATCCCATCCTTTTTTTGGTACGGGTTCAGGTGCTGCAGAATGGCGTAAAGATCTTGAGGTTCCGGTTTTTGAGGCCGGCAAGACGGAATATCTGCTCTGGATAGGCTGTTCCATCACCTATGAGCAGCGGGCATGGCAGATCGGAAGAGCCATGGTCAACATCTTGCAGCAAGCCAATGTATCATTTGGAATTCTTGAAGATTCCCGCTGTACCGGTGATCCTGCCAAACAGATGGGCAATGAGTTTTTGTTTGCGGAAATTGCCCAGCAGAATATAGATGATTTTGCATCCCTTGGCATTAAAAAAATTATCACCATGTGTCCCCATTGTTATAATAGTTTTACCCGGCATTATCCTAAACTGGGTGGTCAGTATGAGGTTATTCCCCATGCTGCGTTTATCAAGACGCTTATTGACCAAGATAAATTGCCCCTTACCAACAACCCCCAGAGCATAACATATCACGACCCTTGTTATCTGGGCAGGAGGAATGGTTTTTACGACGATCCTCGCAAAGTTCTTTCCAATGTGGGAGATCTTGTTGAGATGCCACGCAATAAAAATGAAAGTTTTTGCTGCGGCGGTGGCGGCGGCAATTACTGGGCAGAGGAGGAAGGAACAAGAATCAATCAGGAACGTGCTGGTGAAGCACTTGCTACGGATGCCGATACCATTGCGGTTGCCTGTCCTTTTTGTCTGCTGATGCTGACAGATGGTTTGAAAAAGCATACTGAAGAGATCAAGGCCTTTGATATTGCAGAGATTGTTGAAAAATGTCTGCCTGAAAAGTCAGAAGCTTAA
- a CDS encoding electron transfer flavoprotein subunit alpha/FixB family protein has translation MKTLIIENIDLKKIGELVTVSKQFCDAPDIIALGEGDIPGSFGKAWQFGQAVPANLVSTVSNIIKQENYEVILMSVSTLGSGLAGPLSAALAAPAVTEVTAIHPDLVVDRPVYGGKAIIQHKIESTPTILTIRRKYFEPAQLDGTTAATALEAVEDKVTLVAETHEQTDGIPLEDANIIVSGGRGIGDPENFSMLQEMAHQLNGAVGASRGAVDEGWASPTKQIGQTGKIVAPSVYFAVGISGASQHLAGIANSKCVVAINKDEDANIFNRARFGVVCDYKKIVPILTQAIMEGK, from the coding sequence ATGAAAACGCTTATTATAGAAAATATTGATCTGAAAAAAATCGGTGAATTAGTGACCGTGAGCAAGCAGTTTTGTGATGCCCCTGACATTATTGCACTGGGTGAAGGAGATATCCCCGGATCATTCGGTAAAGCATGGCAGTTTGGTCAGGCTGTGCCTGCAAATCTTGTATCAACGGTGTCAAACATCATTAAACAGGAAAATTATGAAGTTATCCTGATGAGTGTTTCAACCCTTGGAAGCGGTCTGGCAGGGCCTTTGAGTGCTGCGCTTGCAGCTCCTGCCGTAACAGAAGTAACTGCGATTCATCCGGATCTGGTTGTGGATCGCCCAGTGTATGGCGGTAAAGCCATTATACAGCATAAGATAGAATCAACCCCGACCATATTGACTATTCGCCGCAAATATTTTGAACCGGCCCAGCTTGACGGAACAACTGCGGCAACAGCTCTTGAAGCTGTTGAGGACAAAGTAACCCTTGTTGCTGAAACACATGAGCAGACAGATGGAATACCTCTGGAAGATGCAAATATTATTGTATCCGGGGGTAGAGGAATCGGTGATCCTGAAAACTTTAGCATGCTTCAGGAAATGGCGCATCAGCTAAATGGTGCTGTAGGTGCTTCAAGGGGTGCGGTTGATGAAGGGTGGGCCTCCCCGACCAAACAGATCGGCCAGACCGGAAAAATTGTTGCTCCCAGCGTTTATTTTGCCGTGGGAATTTCAGGTGCCAGCCAGCATCTTGCCGGAATAGCCAATTCCAAATGTGTTGTTGCCATTAACAAAGATGAAGACGCCAATATCTTCAACCGTGCCAGATTCGGTGTTGTGTGTGATTATAAGAAAATCGTTCCGATATTAACCCAGGCTATTATGGAGGGTAAGTAA
- the elbB gene encoding isoprenoid biosynthesis glyoxalase ElbB: protein MDKKKIGVLLSGCGVFDGTEIHESVLTLLFIDQAGAEAVCFAPDIDQAHVINHLTQQEEKETRNVLVESARIARGEIQSINDVDVAKLDAVILPGGFGAAKNLSEFAFKGPQGEVNKDVAALLEKVIEAKKPLGALCIAPATVGMALKDKSPELTIGCEEGIIGALESIGVKHALCKVDEIAVDEKNRIVTSPAYMIGPGIADVAKGIKKLVEKVIEMTQ, encoded by the coding sequence ATGGATAAAAAGAAAATCGGAGTGTTATTGTCAGGGTGCGGTGTGTTTGACGGAACTGAAATACATGAATCCGTATTAACATTGCTTTTTATTGATCAGGCGGGTGCCGAAGCCGTCTGTTTTGCCCCGGATATTGACCAGGCCCATGTGATCAATCATTTGACCCAGCAGGAAGAAAAAGAGACAAGAAATGTTCTTGTTGAATCTGCCAGGATCGCAAGGGGGGAAATTCAAAGTATCAATGATGTTGATGTTGCAAAATTGGATGCTGTTATATTGCCGGGAGGATTCGGCGCTGCAAAGAATCTGAGTGAATTTGCCTTTAAAGGCCCCCAGGGTGAAGTTAATAAAGATGTTGCTGCGTTGCTTGAAAAAGTAATTGAGGCAAAAAAACCGCTTGGTGCGCTGTGTATTGCTCCTGCCACCGTGGGTATGGCATTAAAGGATAAATCCCCGGAACTTACAATTGGCTGTGAAGAGGGCATTATCGGTGCTTTAGAGTCTATTGGGGTTAAACATGCCCTTTGTAAAGTGGATGAGATTGCTGTTGATGAAAAAAATCGCATTGTTACTTCACCGGCTTATATGATTGGACCCGGCATTGCTGATGTGGCAAAAGGCATCAAAAAACTTGTTGAAAAAGTAATAGAAATGACACAATAG